The genomic segment TCTCTCACCTTCATCGCCGCCTTATGCTGGGGGCTCTATTCGTATTTTGGTAAAAAAGCCGTGCTGAAATACTCCCCCCTCAAAAGTGGTACCTGGAGTATCCTTTTAGGCCTTGTGACCATGTTTCCCATCTGTTTTCGAGACCTTTCCCGCATCGATGAAGGTAATTTTCACATGACTCTTATTCTGGTTCTCCTATACGGTACCGTGCTCTCCTCTTTGGTGTCGTATTTAATCTGGATGAAGGGTCTTAAAGAAATAGGGGCAGCTCGAACTTCATCATATCAGTATCTCACTCAGGTCGTGGGCGTAGTTGGTGCCTGGATATTTTTTCGTGAACCGTTACACTGGCAATTTTTTCTGGGAATGTTTCTGATAAGCCTGGGTTTGTGGTTATCCCAACATAGGCCTTCTCTGCTGTAATCCAGCCCGTTTCAAAGCTTCTCGTCCCACTTTGTCGTTTTCTCCGTATCCTGTTGAAAACGATATGCTATCGATTTGTGCCGGAAACTGACAACACCTGAAGTTACATTCACCAATCCTGATTTCATCCATAATGAGGAGAATCGCGTTTTTCCCGAGAGTCGATTCTATCAGCATATCTTTGTATATCCTTGTACTTTTTATGCACTTGATTTAATGCTATTATTGATACGATTTTGAATTTTCGTTCTTAAAAATTTGAATGTGAAAGGCTGAAAAAAGGAGGGGGTGAGATTGGGAGGTGTAAGAAAAATGCCCGAGGTTGTTGTTTTAGCTCGTTCTTTTAGTCGTGCTTCTTTTGAACCCTTAGAGATTCTGGAAAAAGCAGGGTTATCGGTTACTTTTAAAAGTAACCCTGAACCAGAAAATGAGTCCGTAGTTGCAAGTCTCATTGGAGGTGCCGAAGCAGTTATTGTGGGGGTGGATCGCATTGGGGAGAAGGTGCTCTCCTCGTGTCCTAATCTCAGAGTGGTTTCGAAGCATGGTATCGGAGTGGATAACATTGACCTTGAAGGAGCTCGAAAAAGAGGTGTAGTGGTAGCCAATGCTCCAGGGACCAATTCCGAATCCGTGGCCGATATGGCTTTTCTTTTTATCCTTTCCTGTGCACGACATATGAAGTTGCTTTTAGAGCAAGTGCGGAACAAGAAATGGAGTGCGCCTTTGCTGGGGAGCGAGCTTGAAGGGAAAACCTTAGGTATTGTTGGTTTAGGGAGAATTGGTAAAGGAGTGGCAAAAAGAGCGTTGGGATTTGGGATGAAGGTGATTTATTTTGACCCCTTTGTGGAAGATCCAGATTTTACCAAGGTTGATTTGGAAGAACTCTTTCGCCTTTCCGACTTTGTCACGCTTCATCTTCCCCTCTCTTCGCAAACCAAACACCTGGTGAACGAAAGGCTTCTTTCCTTAATGAAGAAGGATGCTTTTCTGATTAATACGGCACGGGGTGAACTGGTTGATGAAGAGGTGTTGTATCGTTTCTTAAAGGAAGAACGTATCGCCGGAGTGGGATTGGATGTACTCAGTTTTGAGCCACCTTTTGAAAGTCCTCTTTTGACTCTTCCAAATGTTTTGGTTACCCCTCATGTTTCCGCACACACGAAAGAGGCGAATGTAAAGATGGGGAAAATCGCTGCTTTGAATGTGGTTCATGTCCTTGAGGGGAAAGAGCCATTGTATCGGGTGGTATAGGTGAAGGTAAAGTACAGTTTATGGCGGTATCTTTTTATTGTCCTTCTTTTCTTTATTTTCTACGCACTTTCTCAGCGTGGGGGAGGGACATATGTCGTCGTAGAAGTTATCGATGGAGATACGATTAAACTTGCCAGTGGCGAAAAAGTACGGTATATTGGTGTAGATACACCTGAGTTACGTTCTTCTCGAGGCAAGACCGAGTACTATGCCGAGGAAGCCTACCGTGCTAATCGAAAACTCGTGGGAGGAAAAAGGGTTACTTTGGAATTTGATGTCCAGAAGCGGGATCGTTATGGTCGATTGCTCGCCTATGTCTATGTGGACGGTTTGATGGTGAATGAATGGCTGGTGGCAAATGGGTATGCTCGAGTGGCGACATTTCCCCCCAACGTGAAATACACCGAGCGATTCCGAGCGTTAGAAAAAGAAGCGCGTCGGCGACAACTTGGGCTCTGGGCGAAAGATTGAGCCCCCTTTGAGCAAAGGGGGCTCAATCTTTTATTCTCCGCAAGAGGCCTGCCGAAAGGCTCGGGCAAGATTTGTAAGCTCTTCCCATTTTTCTTCCTGAATAAGTCGAGATTGGACCAGGGACCCACCAACTCCCACACAGACTGCCCCTGCCTGTAAAAAGGAACGGAGGTTGTCCAGGGTAATACCGCCAGTAGGACAGAGTTTGATGTGGGGAAAAGGCCCTTTGAGTTCTTTAATATACTGAGGCCCTAAAGAAGAGGCAGGGAAAACCTTCACCACTTCAGCACCCTTTTCCCAAGCACCAAGAATTTCTGAAGGGGTGAGGGCGCCGGGGATGATGGGTATGTCATAGCGGTGTGCGACCTCAATGGTAGCAAAGCTGAGCGAAGGCGTTACCAGAAACTGAGCACCACTTAAAATACAGAGGCGAGCGGTCTCAGGGTCAAGGACGGTTCCTGCCCCAAAAAGCACTCCCTCCATTTTACTTCGTACTGCCTCCAGGATTTTCAAAGCTCCAGGGGTGGTCATGGTCACTTCGATGCATTCTATGCCACCTTCTCTGAGGGCTTCGACCACTTTCAGAAGCGAGGTAGAATTCTGGGCACGAATGATGGCGATGATTCTCTTCTCGACAATGAAATTGACGACTTCCCATCGATTGGTAAAATTCATTGACTGTGATTCCTCCTTTTTGAGAAAAACCATAGTTTTTCTTGTGGTGATTGTCAAGATTTCATTCTGAAACTGTAAACTTCCGAGTGAGGCCCGTGAGTGTTTCGGCAATTTTGCGCAATGAGACACTGGCACCATTGATCTCCTGAAGAGAAGCGTTCTGCTCCTCGGCTGAAGCTGAGACTTCTTCGCTAGCGGCGGCATTTTCTTCGGCAACGGAAGCGGTGGAAACGATTTTATCGGCGATATTCTTGAGCGCCTGCACAATCTCACCAAGGATTTCGGTATTTTCCTGAGACGATTTGGCGATTCCTCCGGTTTCCTGGGCTGTTTTTTGAAGAACTTCCTGTGCCTCTCGCAATTCCCGGTAAAGGAGCGTAATCTCGTGGAGGGTTCGGTCTACTGAGGTAATGATTGCTTCAAAATTCTGATTGACCTCTTTTTGTTGTGTTACTCCTTTTTCCACCTGAGCCTGAGCTCGGTTCATGCTAGCTGAGGTCTGGGTCATATCTTTCTGAATTTCTTCGATGAGGTGAGCAATCTGGTCAGCAGCCTGGGCTGAGTTTTCGGCCAATTTTCGTACTTCTTCAGCCACTACGGCAAAACCGCGTCCAGCTTCGCCGGCTCTGGCAGCTTCAATGGCTGCGTTGAGGGCCAAAAGATTGGTTTGTTCAGCGATGCCAGTGATGAGGTCGACAATTTTGCCAATCTCTTTGGAACGAGTGTTGAGTGCGTCGATAGCCTGGGCGACTTCCTGAGCAACCTGAGAAATCGTGCCGATATTTTCTCCCAGGATTTCTAAAGAGTGTTTTCCTTTTTCGGCTTCTTTTTTATCGTTCTTTGATTCTTCGAACGTTTTTTCTAAAGTTTTTTCAATTACCGAAAGCGCTTCGGTATTTTTCTGCATATGTTCTTGGATAGCACGCACCGCCTGGAGATTTCGTTCATTGGCTTCCAGTAGTCGGTCCGCACGCTGGGCGATACTTTTGACCTCTTCATCGATGGCATTCAATTCTTCGCTCTGGCGAGTGGATCCCTGAGCGACCTGAGCAATGGTTTGAGCAATTTCTTCGGTGGCTTTGGCGACTTCCTCAATGGAATAGGAAAGATTTTCGCTGGAAGAAAAAAGTTCATGGGAAGTATTGGTGATATTAATGACGATTTCCCTGAGATTTTCGAGCATTGTTTTAAAAGAACCGGTGAGTTTTCCAATTTCATCCTTGGTCTCTACGATCTTAACTTCCATGTCGAGGTTACCCCGCGAGATACCTTCAGCCTGATTTGCAACAACGTGGATGGGTTGAGCAATGGCTCTACTTTGCAAGAAGGATACGATGGTGAGAATAACGGCTACAATGATGGTTGCCAGGATTATCTTGAACATCGTGTTTCTAAATTGGGTGTATACGTCGTCGATATAGACACCGGAACCAATAATCCACCCCCAGGGTTTAAAGAGTTTGACATAAGAAACCTTAGGAACTGGTTGGTCACTGCCTGGTTTGGGCCAGACGTAATCGACGTATCCCTCTCCTTTTTCCTGACATACCCGGACCATTTCCACAAATAACTTTTTTTCCCCTTAGGGTCCTTGTAGTTTACAAGGTCCTGGCCTTCCATTTCTGTTTTGAAGGGGTGCATGACCATTGTGGGACTGAGGTCGTTAATCCAGACGTAGTTATCTCCTTCATAACGGAGGTGGCGAAGGATGAAAAGGGCTTCCTGTTTTACCTCTTCCTCGGTTTTGGTTTCTTTCTGGATTCGCTCATAGAGCGAATTGATCTGAGAAATTGCCGATTCGACTACATATTGGACTGATGCCTTTCGTTGGTTCAATGTTTCCTGGTACAACGCAGAGAGGCTGAATACGCTGATGACCAGAGCTGAGGCAATAACACCTGCGATGATGACAAAAACGAGACGAGCCTGAAGAGAACGAAAGCCGACCTTTCTTGTCATTTTTCTTCCTCCTTCTCAATTCTGTTTGTTTTGGACAAGAGTGGAGTAATTTACAGAAACTTGGCAACCCAGCCACCTTGGTGGATACACTGTAGGCCTGTCGGCTTTGCGTCCTTCCCTTTCGGGAAGTTTGCCTTTTCATTTTCTGTCGTTCTCAATTATATATCGGCAGTCAAGTGAAAATCTTGAGGGTTTTCTGGGGATGTCCTTAAAAAAATTCGTGCAGGGATTCCTCTATACAAAATTTGGTGACAGGTTACAATAGAACTATCATCGCAGATAAAGGAGGTCAGGCTATGAAGGCAAAACTCGTCCCTCTTTATTTTCGGTCAGGGGATGACCCTGAATTCATTACTCAGGTTCAAACCCTCAAAGAACTCCTTCAAGAAGAAGCGGATATTGTAGAACCACGTCCCTTGGGTGATGTTATTCCTGAAGGGGATGCAGCGCTTTTTCCTCAGGTTCTGGGTGATGCCTATCGAAGAGTGGAGGAAATTCAGGCCATTCCTATTCCCGTTATTATTGCTACGTCCGAATTTGGGATGGTGAATATGTGGGATTGGGAAATCGTCAGTTATCTAAGGAGTAAGGGTCTGCAGGTGTTTGCTCCCTACACTCTTGAGCTGACCAAGGGTATTGTCCGGAGTCTTTCGCTCAGAAGAGAAATGAAGGAGGTTTCCTTTCTTCTCTTTCAGGATAACCCGGGTGAAGGGATGCAGGCAAGCATTTTCAAGCGTTTTTTCTGGTGGGAAAACGAATGTAGTGAAAGAATACGGGAAAAATTCGGGATTCAGATTTTCAAGAGAAGCTTTAAGCTTCTGGGAGAAAAAGCAAAAAATATCCCCGATAGACAGGCAAAGGAGGTCTGGAAAAATTGGGACTTAGGGGTGGAGGGACTCCCTGAAAGGGCGATTCTGAGTGCGGTCAAGGTGTATATCGCCCTTAAGGAAGAAATCGAAAAAGACCCGACTATCAAAGGGGCTGGGATGAATTGCTTGAATGAGTCTTTCTACTCTGATACCACGCCCTGTCTCGCCTGGTGTATGCTTTTTGAGGAAAAAGAACTCATCTGGGCCTGTGAAGGGGACCTTCTTACTCTGATCACCAAATTTCTTGTTTATCGAGCGCTTCGCCAGCCGATTATGATGAGTAATGTTTACCCTTTTCTCATGGGAAAAGCTGCCCTAAAACATGAAAAGATTGAGAAGTTTCCCGATGTCGAGGAACCCGAGAATCACCTGCTCATTGCACATTGCGGATATTTCGGTCTCATGCCTCCTGCCTTTGCGGCAAGTTGGGTTGCGAAGCCGAAGGTGCTTGCTATAGTGGACGACAATGCTCACGCTATCGATGCTCGTTTTCTGGAGGGACCGGTTACGCTGGTTAAGCTTGATGCAACTTTGGAAAAACTCTTTGTCATTGAGGGAACCCTTGAGGGATATGTCCAGTATCCTGGCTCTGATTGTCGGAATGGAGGCATTATCAGAGTTCCTGATGGTCATCGACTCATGGAAAACTTACCTTCTCACCACATTCTGATTCTCCCGGGCCATCACCGGGTGGCATTGAAAAATATGGCTCGGATTCTGGAAATCGAAGTGGTGGAGTTTTAAACTCAAAGTCCTGGGTGATTGTCGAGGAACACCCAGGACTTTTGTCCGCTCTTCCATGCTCACCTTTTGAGGGAAAGCCTGCTGTTTGTTATTTATCCTTCATTTGTCCTCAAAAATATTGGTAGTATAGGGATTTTTTCTTATCAAAAGTAGTAACCTTTTACCCCGTTAAAGTTCTTATTGTTTCAGAGAATTCAGTATAAGATAGATAGTATTGCTGAGTAGAAGTTTATTGGCTTAATCCTAACTTTTAATTATATTCTCTTGACAAAAAAGCGGGTACATTTTATCATTAAAAGTAGTAATTAATTGATTTAATAAGTAACTACTATTTGTTGAGGAAATGTGATATGTCTAAGGCTGAGACCGAGGTTCCTCTCTATTTTAAGATTTATCGAGCACTTAAAGAGGAAATTGAAAGCGGCGTTTATCAAGTTGGCGATGTATTACCATCAGAGGAAGAACTGGAAGAACGTTTTCAGGCAAGCCGTACCACCATTCGCAATGCCATGGGGGAATTAGAGAAGGAGGGCTTGGTATTTCGAAAAAGAGGGAAAGGGACCATTGTTCAGGAGCCTAAAACAGCTCAAAACCTGAATTATATCAGTTCTTTTACCGAAACCCTTCGAGAAAAGGGGATAGAAGTCAGCACCGGAAGCCTTACTGTAGAGCTCGTTTCTGCCCCTTCCAAGGTTACAGCAGCACTTGGTTTGGAAAAAGGAGAAAAAGTCTATCTTGTGCAGCGAACCAGGGTTGCCAATGGTGTTCCAGTAGCGTTTATGAGCAATTATCTCTTAGCCAGAATGGTTCCCGATTTGGAGTCCAAAAAGGAAATTTTGCGCAAAAAGGGTCTGTATGAGCTTTTGGAGAAGGAGTATGGCCTTAGATTGCATAAGGCGGTGGAGAAAATCGAAGCCTACCTTAGTGGACCCTTGGAGGCAGATCTCCTTCAGGTACCGGAGAAGGTCCCCCTTTTTCACACTGTACGGGTTACGTACCTTGAAGATGGAACTCCCTTGGAGATGGTTGTTTCGGTAATCAGGGCCGACAAATACGAGTACAAAGTATATCTCGAAGGGAGACCAAAAAAATAAAGGAGGTTTATTCCGTTGGCTGGGTACAAAAAAGTGAACCTTTATCAGGGTAAACTTGACCGGGGAAAGAACACTTTTGGTGAAGCTCTGGAGGTATTGGGAAACAACGTTATTCGCGACACAATTATGTTGCTTACC from the Atribacterota bacterium genome contains:
- a CDS encoding phosphoglycerate dehydrogenase encodes the protein MPEVVVLARSFSRASFEPLEILEKAGLSVTFKSNPEPENESVVASLIGGAEAVIVGVDRIGEKVLSSCPNLRVVSKHGIGVDNIDLEGARKRGVVVANAPGTNSESVADMAFLFILSCARHMKLLLEQVRNKKWSAPLLGSELEGKTLGIVGLGRIGKGVAKRALGFGMKVIYFDPFVEDPDFTKVDLEELFRLSDFVTLHLPLSSQTKHLVNERLLSLMKKDAFLINTARGELVDEEVLYRFLKEERIAGVGLDVLSFEPPFESPLLTLPNVLVTPHVSAHTKEANVKMGKIAALNVVHVLEGKEPLYRVV
- a CDS encoding thermonuclease family protein yields the protein MKVKYSLWRYLFIVLLFFIFYALSQRGGGTYVVVEVIDGDTIKLASGEKVRYIGVDTPELRSSRGKTEYYAEEAYRANRKLVGGKRVTLEFDVQKRDRYGRLLAYVYVDGLMVNEWLVANGYARVATFPPNVKYTERFRALEKEARRRQLGLWAKD
- a CDS encoding bifunctional 4-hydroxy-2-oxoglutarate aldolase/2-dehydro-3-deoxy-phosphogluconate aldolase, with the translated sequence MNFTNRWEVVNFIVEKRIIAIIRAQNSTSLLKVVEALREGGIECIEVTMTTPGALKILEAVRSKMEGVLFGAGTVLDPETARLCILSGAQFLVTPSLSFATIEVAHRYDIPIIPGALTPSEILGAWEKGAEVVKVFPASSLGPQYIKELKGPFPHIKLCPTGGITLDNLRSFLQAGAVCVGVGGSLVQSRLIQEEKWEELTNLARAFRQASCGE
- a CDS encoding HAMP domain-containing methyl-accepting chemotaxis protein; the protein is MFKIILATIIVAVILTIVSFLQSRAIAQPIHVVANQAEGISRGNLDMEVKIVETKDEIGKLTGSFKTMLENLREIVINITNTSHELFSSSENLSYSIEEVAKATEEIAQTIAQVAQGSTRQSEELNAIDEEVKSIAQRADRLLEANERNLQAVRAIQEHMQKNTEALSVIEKTLEKTFEESKNDKKEAEKGKHSLEILGENIGTISQVAQEVAQAIDALNTRSKEIGKIVDLITGIAEQTNLLALNAAIEAARAGEAGRGFAVVAEEVRKLAENSAQAADQIAHLIEEIQKDMTQTSASMNRAQAQVEKGVTQQKEVNQNFEAIITSVDRTLHEITLLYRELREAQEVLQKTAQETGGIAKSSQENTEILGEIVQALKNIADKIVSTASVAEENAAASEEVSASAEEQNASLQEINGASVSLRKIAETLTGLTRKFTVSE
- a CDS encoding GntR family transcriptional regulator; translation: MSKAETEVPLYFKIYRALKEEIESGVYQVGDVLPSEEELEERFQASRTTIRNAMGELEKEGLVFRKRGKGTIVQEPKTAQNLNYISSFTETLREKGIEVSTGSLTVELVSAPSKVTAALGLEKGEKVYLVQRTRVANGVPVAFMSNYLLARMVPDLESKKEILRKKGLYELLEKEYGLRLHKAVEKIEAYLSGPLEADLLQVPEKVPLFHTVRVTYLEDGTPLEMVVSVIRADKYEYKVYLEGRPKK